The Arctopsyche grandis isolate Sample6627 chromosome 10, ASM5162203v2, whole genome shotgun sequence genome window below encodes:
- the LOC143917740 gene encoding uncharacterized protein LOC143917740, with amino-acid sequence MWTNSLCFSSDSFAPLRWQLDSICQLLLIVYNGREQINGLGTDAMSTASGAEGDATSGLNSFPCRLCLRLRLHNTDASQGRLRALLHTLFSFWINPHDKSKVVCIECLNTVMTFYDFYKKVQRVQEKFCNTSIDDISDSEMENPDRKENKLEVPICKKEDWTEYNSLFISCDKMDETSNSETSTNSKNQNKNLSAVKEEPVDFYDEGIGNNSDFHSVSLKEEYMSSDDADDIANSEKCHSPSDKTSHCGSNSSISDSPKSNKHSRGSSPLKSDSVNTYQEDNVSKSIAYSFPSEIYKNGKLVLKGNALESVIGKFYDLDCNICKVNRKFTELNYLFRHYESEHHTKGYVVCCNSKLYNRKAICMHMGRHLQPSAFECPICKKLVSRPYVLDTHIQSHLPDSEKPCKCDQCDKRFGNIAALNHHKKIHIPISQRDTYYCNICGKVFTLSASLRTHMTCIHGGVKHLCSECGRSFQTKTNLTVHMLTHDPLEKNKAKCPQCGLICANVYALRRHMKRHTDLLQCSLCSFAAPLPRELRLHMHMKHSDSKPHSCKICGKTFKRKCGLTTHMAQHTGERKFICPFCPKTFASSGNYYTHRKRMHSEELKNRIKAIEINSL; translated from the exons ATGTGGACGAATTCTCTCTGCTTTAGTTCTGATTCGTTTGCACCGTTGAGGTGGCAGCTTGATTCGATCTGTCAATTGTTGTTGATTGTATATAATGGTCGCGAACAGATAAATGGACTTGGGACGGACGCAATGAGTACAGCTTCAGGTGCAGAAGGTGACGCAACTTCCGGTTTGAATTCGTTCCCCTGTCGACTGTGTCTTCGTCTTCGTCTCCACAACACCGACGCCTCTCAGGGTCGTCTGCGGGCACTCTTGCATACACTTTTCTCTTTCTGG ataaatCCGCACGACAAATCTAAGGTTGTTTGTATCGAATGTTTGAATACAGTGATgactttttatgatttttataaaaaagtgCAAAGGGTTCAAGAAAAATTTTGCAATACTAGTATTGATGATATTTCTGATAGTGAAATGGAAAATCCCGATCGTAAAGAG aatAAGTTGGAAGTTCCAATTTGTAAAAAAGAAGACTGGACCGAATacaattcattatttatttcatgtGATAAAATGGATGAA acGTCTAACAGTGAAACGAGTACAAAttctaaaaatcaaaacaaaaatttaagtgCTGTAAAAGAAGAACCTGTTGATTTTTATGATGAAGGCATCGGAAATAATTCTGACTTTCATTCAGTTTCACTCAAAGAAGAGTACATGTCGTCAGATGATGCTGATGATATTGCAAATTCAGAAAAATGCCACTCTCCATCTGATAAAACTAGTCATTGCGGTTCTAATAGTTCAATATCAGATTCGCCAAAAAGTAATAAACATTCAAGGGGTTCCAGTCCATTGAAATCAGATAGCGTCAATACTTATCAAGAAGACAATGTCTCGAAAAGCATTGCATATAGTTTTCCATCCGAAATCTATAAAAACGGCAAACTGGTATTAAAAGGAAATGCTCTTGAAAGCGTCATAGGAAAATTCTACGATCTAGATTGCAACATTTGCAAAGTCAATAGGAAATTcacagaattaaattat TTGTTCAGACATTATGAATCGGAACATCATACTAAAGGCTATGTCGTTTGTTGTAATTCTAAACTATACAATCGCAAAGCAATCTGTATGCATATGGGTCGTCATTTACAGCCTTCGGCATTCGA GTGTCCTATATGCAAAAAACTAGTATCTCGTCCATACGTTTTAGATACACACATTCAATCTCATTTACCTGATTcagaaaaaccttgtaaatgTGATCAATGTGATAAAAG ATTTGGCAACATAGCAGCTTTAaatcatcataaaaaaatacacattcccATTAGTCAAAGAGATACGTACTATTGCAATATTTGTGGAAaagt ATTTACCCTATCGGCATCGTTACGTACTCACATGACCTGCATTCACGGAGGAGTAAAACATTTGTGTTCTGAATGCGGTCGCAGTTTCCAAACCAAAACTAATCTGACGGTGCATATGCTGACGCACGATCCTCTAGAAAAAAACAAAGCTAAATGTCCACAATGCGGGCTCAT ATGTGCAAATGTTTACGCTTTGCGGAGGCATATGAAACGCCACACTGATCTTTTGCAGTGTTCTTTGTGTAGTTTTGCTGCTCCCCTTCCTAGAGAACTGCGACTGCACATGCATATGAAACATTCAGACTCGAAGCCGCACTCTTGTAAAATTTGTGGCAAAACGTTCAAAAGGAAATGCGGTTTGACT ACGCATATGGCTCAACATACTGGTGAACGCAAATTTATATGTCCCTTTTGTCCGAAAACTTTCGCTTCGTCGGGGAATTACTATACTCATCGGAAGAGAATGCACTCGGAGGAACTTAAAAATCGCATAAAAGCAATAGAAATTAATTCTTTgtaa